CGGTGGTCACCTCCGCCGCGACGTCCCGGTTCACGTGCAGCACGGGCGCCTGGATCGTCTTCGTGGGCGCCCGCGCGACCGTGCTCGTGCTGCGCGAGGCCTTCTACGGCACGACGCGTTTCGACGAGTTCGTCGATCGCACGGACCTCTCCCCCGGCGTCGCCGCCGCCCGGCTCAAGCAGCTCGTGGAGCTCGGTGCGCTGGAGAAGCAGCCCTATCGCGAACCCGGCTCACGTCCGCGCGACGAATACGTGCTCACCCCGATGGGCCGCGATCTGTTCCCGGTGGTGCTGGCGCTGATGCAGTGGGCCGACAAGCACCTGCAGCCCGGCGGCGGCCCGGTCCGGGTCGTCGAGCGCGGCTCCGGCAAGCCCGTCACCGTCGCGCCTCACACGGACTCCGGTGAGCCGCTCGACCTCGAAGACCTCGCCGTCGTGCGCAACGAGACCTGGGTTCGGCCCTGATGTCCGCCAGGGCGCGGACCCGCATGGCCAAGCACGGATTGGGAACCCGGCCGACGTCGCGGGGCGGGGGACACGCGACGTCGGCCGGGTAGCTGCAGGGACGGCGGTCCGTCCCGGTTTTCACTGCCCGCCGGAGATTCCCTGGCAGTCGGCGCACCGCGGCGCGCCTTCACCCGAGTGGCGCTCGGCCCGGTCGAGCAGCCAGCCGGCCGGCAGTCCGAGCCGCGCCGCCTGGCCGCGCAGGTCGAAGTCGTCCCAGCCCAGCAGCCGATCGCTCGACCACCAGCGCCGCGGGCCCACGTACTCGGTCACGCCGCACTCATCCCGCGCGAGACGGCCGGCGCCGAGACGTCGTCGTCGGTCTGCGGGTTCGGCAGCCGGCACAGCGGCCCGCCGCCGGGGTGCGAGACGACGCGGCTGTCGGCGAGGAACCACAGGCGCTCGGCTGGGCGGCCGCACACGGAGCACGGGCAGCCGAAGAGCTGCAGACCCCAGCGGGAGAACTGCTCAGGCATGGCTCGTCCTCTCCGCGTTCGTGCGGCGGCGGGCGACGGGCACGGCCGCGGCCCTGCTGCGTGGCAGCCGGCCCGAGCGCGTCCGCTGCCGAGGTCCGGCCGGGACGCGGCGGAGGGCGGCCGCGCGTCCCCGGTCGGGCAAGCCGTGCTGGCGCATCACGCTTCCACCTTCCGATCCGGAGCAGACCTCGAGGGGCGGGCGACATCTTCACGTCCCGATGCCGGCTACCGCCATGGCTTTCGAGTCCCCACAGGATCGCCGGGACCGGCTCCGGTCCGCATTCCTGCCACCTGGAGTCCCCCGCCCCCGCTACCCGGACTTTCGCCCGCGGGCCGGGGCTGGCTGTGCGCGCGGGCGGCGCCTATTGTCGGGGTGGGTGTTGCGGCGTGTCCGAGGAAACGATGGTGCAGCGCCGCCGGACCGGAGAGCGCATGCGGCGGCGCTCCAGCGGCGCGCTCGCCGCCGTGGTCGCGGTCGCCGTCGTCACCGCCATCGCGCTGGTGCTCGAACCGCACGTGGACTCGGTGTCCCTGCTGATGTTGTACCTGGTCGTGGTGCTGCCGGTCGCCGTGGTCTGGGGAACCGTGCTGGCGGTGGGCACCTCGCTGCTGAGTGTCGGCGTCTACGCGGTCCTGTTCGCCCCGCCCCCTGCTCCGCTGCACTTCATCGACGCCCAGAACGCGGTCGCGCTGGGCGTTTTCCTCATCACCGCGGTGGTGGTGGGGACCCTCGCGTCGCGACTGCAGCGCACGGCCCTGATCTCCGAACGCCTGACCGAGGAGCAGTCGGCCCTCCGCCGCGTCGCGACGCTCGTCGCCCGATCGGTCTCGCCGCCGGAGGTCTTCGAGGCCGTGACGCGTGAGGTCGGCCTGCTCTGCGACGCCGACCTGGCCCGCATGGAACGGTACGAAGTGGACGGCACGGTGACCGGCCTCGCCGCCTGGAGCCGGGTGCCCGTGCACCTCACCATCGGGACGCGGATCGAGCTCGACGGGCTGAGTGTCGCCCGCGAGGTGCGCCGCAGCGGCGAGGCCGTACGGCTGGCGAGCTTCGCCGGCGAGACGGGGGCGATCGCGCGGGAGGCGCGCGGCCTGGGCATCCGCTCGTCCGTCGGCTGCCCGATCGTGGTGTCCGGCCGGCTGTGGGGTGTGATCGCCGCGTCGACGAAGAGCGACGAACGTTTCCCCGACAAGACCGAGGCGCAGATCGCGAGCTTCACCGAGCTCGTCGCGACCGCGATCGAAAACGCCGAGGCCCGGTCCGAGCTGCGGGCCTCCCGCGCGCGCATCGTCGCCACCGCCGACCGGACCCGGCGGCGCATCGAGCGCGACCTGCATGACGGCGCCCAGCAGCAGCTCGTCTCCCTCGCACTGCAGGTGCGCGCGGTGCAGGCGCTCATCCCCGACGAGGCCGGCGAGGCGAACAGGGAGCTCGACCGCATCGCCACCGGGCTGTCGGAAGCACTGGACGAGCTGCGCGAAATGGCCCGCGGCATCCACCCGGCGCTACTGGCCGAGCTCGGCCTGGTGCCCGCCCTCAAGGCCCTCGCGCGACGCTCGCCGCAGCCCATCGATCTCGACGTCCGCGCCGACGGGCGGCTGCCGGAATCGATCGAGGTCGGCGCGTACTACGTCGTCGCCGAGGCGCTCACGAACGCGACCAAGCACGCGCGGGCCAGCACGATCACCGTCGTCGTGGAAACCCGCGCCGACCTGCTGCGCATCGCCGTGAACGACGACGGCGCGGGCGGCGCCGACTTCGCGCGGGGCACCGGGCTGGCCGGGCTGAAGGACCGCGTCGAGGCACTGGGCGGCCGGATCTTCCTCCACAGCCCGCCCGGCGACGGCACGACGTTGAACGCGGAGTTCCCGCTCGGGTGGCAGGGCGGCTGACCGCCGCCGTACCGGCCAGCCGGTAGGTGAGCTACCCGCTGGCCGGGGCCGGGAATTCCCGCTCGCCGTGACGACGGCGACCCCCTCCGGGCACCACACTGGGTGACGAGACGGGGGCAACGAAGGTTCCTCGGGAAGAAGTCCGGTCATGACAGTCCACCACCACGCGAGCAACAGGTACTGCACCCGGTGCGGGCGCTGGCACAGCCACTGCGACGCCTGCGGCTGGTTCTGGTACGGCGCCTGCACTTTCGCGGAAGCGCTGCGGCGCATCAGGCTGCACCAGCTCGACGAGGTGTACGCGGACGGGGTGACCGGCCGTGGCCGTACCGGTTAGCGGGGATGCGCGTACTGCGCGGTTCTGGGAGGGTGAATTCGTGCGGTGCCTGATCGTCGACGACAGTCCGGGTTTCCTGGCCGCGGCTCGTCGATTGCTGGAGCGTGAGGGAGTCACGGTCGCGGGGGTAGCCCGGGGCGGGGCGGAGGCGTTGCGCTCCGTCGACGAACTGCGACCCGATGTCGTGCTGGTCGACATCGACCTGGGCGGCGAGAGCGGCCTCGACCTGGTCGGGCGCCTGGCGCTCACGGAGGCCGGCGGGTCCTCGGACATCATCGTGATCTCCACCCACGAGGAAGAGGACTACCGCGACGTGATCGCCGAAGGTCCCGCGGTGGGGTTCCTGCCCAAGGCCATCCTGTCCGCGCGGGCGATCCACGGCCTGCTCGGCACGACCGGCTAGCGGTTGTCGA
The sequence above is a segment of the Amycolatopsis sp. 2-15 genome. Coding sequences within it:
- a CDS encoding winged helix-turn-helix transcriptional regulator, coding for MVTSAATSRFTCSTGAWIVFVGARATVLVLREAFYGTTRFDEFVDRTDLSPGVAAARLKQLVELGALEKQPYREPGSRPRDEYVLTPMGRDLFPVVLALMQWADKHLQPGGGPVRVVERGSGKPVTVAPHTDSGEPLDLEDLAVVRNETWVRP
- a CDS encoding sensor histidine kinase; this encodes MSEETMVQRRRTGERMRRRSSGALAAVVAVAVVTAIALVLEPHVDSVSLLMLYLVVVLPVAVVWGTVLAVGTSLLSVGVYAVLFAPPPAPLHFIDAQNAVALGVFLITAVVVGTLASRLQRTALISERLTEEQSALRRVATLVARSVSPPEVFEAVTREVGLLCDADLARMERYEVDGTVTGLAAWSRVPVHLTIGTRIELDGLSVAREVRRSGEAVRLASFAGETGAIAREARGLGIRSSVGCPIVVSGRLWGVIAASTKSDERFPDKTEAQIASFTELVATAIENAEARSELRASRARIVATADRTRRRIERDLHDGAQQQLVSLALQVRAVQALIPDEAGEANRELDRIATGLSEALDELREMARGIHPALLAELGLVPALKALARRSPQPIDLDVRADGRLPESIEVGAYYVVAEALTNATKHARASTITVVVETRADLLRIAVNDDGAGGADFARGTGLAGLKDRVEALGGRIFLHSPPGDGTTLNAEFPLGWQGG
- a CDS encoding response regulator, which encodes MRCLIVDDSPGFLAAARRLLEREGVTVAGVARGGAEALRSVDELRPDVVLVDIDLGGESGLDLVGRLALTEAGGSSDIIVISTHEEEDYRDVIAEGPAVGFLPKAILSARAIHGLLGTTG